One Acinetobacter pullicarnis genomic region harbors:
- a CDS encoding enoyl-CoA hydratase-related protein: MESTQILKVEIQDNGVARIELHRPEARNALNLELRQALSETFQKLNKNIAVRAIVLTGGEKVFAAGADIQDFTTASTVEMYLRHTEQYWQSLTDCSKPIIAAVNGYALGGGCELAMHADIIVAGQSAKFGQPEVKLGLMPGAGGTQRLLRAIGKFQTMLLVLSGKLISAEEAKGMGLVSEVVEDENTMALAATIASFSPIAVQQIKEVTHLGQDMSLQSALSLERKAFQILFDTKDQKEGANAFFDKRPAQYRGE; encoded by the coding sequence ATGGAAAGCACTCAAATATTAAAAGTTGAAATTCAGGATAATGGTGTAGCACGAATAGAATTACATCGCCCAGAAGCCCGAAATGCATTAAATTTAGAATTACGTCAGGCACTTTCTGAAACTTTTCAAAAACTTAATAAAAATATAGCGGTACGTGCAATTGTCTTGACTGGGGGTGAAAAAGTCTTTGCTGCTGGAGCAGATATTCAGGATTTCACCACGGCGAGCACTGTAGAAATGTACTTGCGCCATACTGAGCAATATTGGCAAAGTTTAACCGATTGCAGCAAACCGATTATTGCTGCGGTAAATGGCTATGCCTTAGGCGGTGGCTGTGAATTGGCGATGCATGCCGACATTATTGTGGCAGGTCAGTCAGCCAAGTTTGGTCAGCCTGAAGTGAAATTGGGTTTGATGCCCGGTGCTGGTGGCACACAGCGCCTATTACGCGCGATAGGTAAGTTTCAAACCATGCTATTGGTGTTGTCTGGAAAGTTAATCAGTGCTGAAGAAGCCAAAGGGATGGGCTTAGTCTCTGAAGTGGTGGAAGATGAAAATACCATGGCGCTGGCAGCAACCATTGCCAGTTTCTCTCCGATCGCAGTACAACAAATTAAAGAAGTGACTCATTTAGGTCAGGATATGTCATTACAGAGTGCCTTGAGCTTAGAACGTAAAGCCTTCCAAATTCTGTTTGATACCAAAGATCAGAAAGAAGGGGCGAATGCTTTCTTTGACAAACGTCCAGCACAATATCGTGGAGAATAA